DNA sequence from the Colletotrichum destructivum chromosome 9, complete sequence genome:
CATCTCGTATGCCGAATATCCGGCCCCGCCAGGCGCAACCAGTGATCCTTGGCAAGGCGTTGCCAGGACGGCGTGGAAATCTCCGGAGGTTGTATTGTCGCGTTTCCGGTAGCCTGCCCGTCAATTTCACACAAAACTCTCTTTGGCCGAACCCCGCGCAGCACGTTGCATCAGCTTGGCACAGGCCTCTAGACGGTAGACCAGATCAGGGAACTCCTATTCCCGACTTACCCGTCGAGTCCCTTGAAGAGACACCTCTTGGGACCAGGTCGTTCTAGCTCATCTTCACCATGGACATCTCATTTTCATCTCACGGCAGTTTCGCCCACCTTTCAAGACAGGGGGCAGCATGCTCCAAAGACGGGCTGTGCGACGGCTTTGCCCCATCATCGTGGCTTCCGCCCTGTGCCTGGTCGTCTATAGTATTTTCTGCCCACATGGCGGGCTTCAGATTCGGCTGGCAGGGCGATTCTACGACTACCTGCTGCCCCAGCATTCTGAGTTTCGCCCTTGGACTGGCACAGCGGGCGACTTCAACAACCTTCATCTGACCGAGGAACAGTGCCAAGTGACGTTTCCTGGTCTGACGGAAGGGATAGACGCGACCGTCATGGAGGGCGAGTTCCgtctgggcctcggcgataTCTCCGTGTCGCTGTTGGGGCAGATTAAAGACAACAAAATACTGGTCCTTCAAGCTCCAAGACCAGTGGACATGTCAGACCAGTGGTTGGAGGTCGGTGACATCCCGAACTTCTCACCCAACAAGAGTttcgagcagcagcgtctGGAAGCAACGGCTGACATATACCAGCGACAAAATGCCGCCCTCCATCAGCTATACCGAGCACTTACAACCTCACCGACCCCCCTTCCCAACACGTACTTCAACCTCTACGTCCAAGACACTCCCGTATCTCGTTCATGGTCCCATAGCCGGCCTGCTATATCCCCGTCTCCAAGACATATCTTCACCATCCCCCACTTCTCCTTCTGGGCATGGAACCAGCCCTTCATCCGCTCCATCCCGCACGCGGCGGCCGCTATTACCAACATCGAAGCCAGCCTTCCCTTCGACCTGAAAGACCCGCGTGCAGTGTGGCGAGGGACTGCTTGGTTCAACAACGGCGCCAGCGCGAACCCAAGATCGCGACAAGAGCTTTTGAGGGTTACCAAGGATGCCAAGTGGGCCGATGTGCAGGCGCTGGACTGGGTAAACAGCGGAGGAAACGCAACCAACGCGCTCATGATTGAACACTTTTGCCTGCACAAGTATATCATTCACACGGAAGGGGTGTCATACTCTGGTCGTCTGCAGTTCCATCAGCTCTGTGAAAGCGTGCTCTTGAGCCCGCCCATGGAGTGGATGCAACACACGACACACCTTGCCAAGCCGGTTTACTCGAGCGTCTTGCTGGGCCGACACCAGGAGGCATACACCGACAGCGTGGCGACAAAGAAGCTCCAGAACGGATACCCGTCATCGACAGCTACGATGGCCTGGCCTGTGACGGTCGGCCCGGGAGAAGCAAACATGGTTTTCGTCAACCCAGACTGGTCCGACCTCCAAGCGACAATCCGTTGGTTGGAAGACCACGCCGAGGTGGCTCGCGGCATTgctcgccggcagcgagcTTTGTTCTCCGAAGGCGGATACTTGAGCCCTGCAGCTGAAGTCTGTTATTGGCGGGCACTTGTCAGAGGTTGGAGCCGGGTTGTTCGCATCGACCACGCCATTCGGGGAGGGAACGAGCCCGAAAGCTTTGAGGAGTTTGTCACCAGGACCAAAGCGGTCCGGGAGAGGCACTGAATGCTcttccgacgacgacaagacacCCTCAGAGCTCGAGAATATTGTATTTCTGGGCAGCGGTGTACCGGGGAGAAAGATTGGAGGCTGGACTGTTATTCTTCTGATGCATGGTGGAAGTCCGAAGGTCTGATAAGTTACGAGCCGGACAATCCGTTCCCCGTTGAGcccaacaacgacaacgtcCCAAACCCTGCACTGATAGCCTAAAAACGAAGAGATTATCTGCTCGAGGCAAGCATATAACAGAGAAGGAGAACGCTGACGCCCAATCTGGAGGATTAGTCAGTTAACCACCGTCCGGAAAGCGGCCCACGATACAAGCAATATGCCTCGGCATGTCTGCTTCTATACTCATAGGCAGGTCTGGGAAGGGCATGGCATCTGGCCTTACTCTCCCTTATCTGCGCTCCAACTCCAGGGACTGCCTGCCAGATTTTAACTTGGCCAGGACTTATGCGAGATGGGTCAGGTATGTCTACCTGGCTTGCAGGGAGTGGGACGGCTGGGGCCCAGCCGAACCGAATACCAACTCTTGGGGACTCGGTCTGCATTGCGGCGACAACATGGGCGTTCCGCCACGCCACCCACCCACGCATTCCCATGCACAGGGCCACACAGACGCCTACATCGCACGGGAGTCTCACGTCGGAACCAATTTGTTGGAAAGCTGGCTGCACCGGCCTGACGTTGTTTCTCGTTTAAGCCGCGTCCGATAAAAACTGGCGAGAGCGTTGGGGTAGACAGCAAGGGTAAAGGACGGTTCAGAAACCAAAAGGCATATTTCCGGCACCAGTGATGACCGGCCAAAAACCCCGACTGAGGGTAGTctctcgagctcggcaagGTCGTACGGTCGCGGTCGATTGGAACACCGGCAAACAAACACAGAGAAGCCATGCTTGTTGAGAATTATCCCACAACGTGCAGTTCCGTCCTGTCCCGTCCATCTCGCGTCGCGAAGCTCGGCCTGGCCATGCGGGCCCGTGGGACATTCAGTGATACGATGCATCTAAGCATGTAGGGGCCAGGGGGGTGGTTGCGTGGATGCATATCTGGTTCGACAGGCTGTATATGACATAGCAAGTTTGTGACATGGCAGCAACAGTCATGCATGCAAGGTATACGACGAACCAGGCTCTTGGAACGACGGCGGTTTCCCTAACCGTGAGTAAAGTAATACCATGTCTTCTTtaaagagaaagagagagagagagagagagagagagagagagagagagagagagtaacGATGTTAGTTGTTGGTTTTTAATGGTACTTTTGCACATCACTCCCCGCTTCTACCCTcccttgacgaagacgaaagCTGGGTACAGGGCCCGAGAACCGGGGAAGTTTAGCTTTTGCGGCGCAGTGACAATCCTAAGGTAAGCTGCTGGCATCCGCTCAGCTTGTTGCGAGGAGGGGGACGGACAAGATGCGGGCTCCCTGGCTGCATGCGCATCACGCCTGCCGCATTGCCTACGCTACGCTGGCTTCCGTCCAGGCAGGCCGTCACACCGTCTTTCGACCTGCCCAACACGATATTCAcagctacctacctagtcAACTACCAACAGAGACCCACGAGCGAGGCTATCGGCCAACCGCTGCCAATGGTCCCGGTGCTTGCTGCTGGGGTCATttggagaagagaggggtTGTCACTGCCAACGTATGCTGATATGGagcgagggggaggggagggtgaTCGGTGAGGTTTTCGACCGACGCCCGGCCGGAGCAGTTCTCTCACTCCGTCTCGGGTCGCGAGGCGGATGCAACCCCAACTCATCATCCCCCCCGCCGAACTTTGGGCCGTGGAATGGAATTTGCTGGTTCCGCAAACCATGGGCCCGTCATCCTATCAGATCTGGGCGTTGGGTCTGACACCACTTGCGCAGCATCCCACCACCCGGTTTGTGGTGTGTCCTCCCCGCATAGGTGCATGTCGTTGCaatccttttttttttttttctatTTGTaaacttttttttcttttcacTTTAAAGAGAGGGGTGAAGGAGGCGTTCATTTTGCGTTCATGTTGCGTCTAgcctcccccacccccctcttTTTGGTTAGATGTCAGGTTTGACTTCTCTACCTTCCTCCCAGCCGGTAGGTAACCTtgcggcggccgcgggcggGAAGGGCGGAAGGGGGAGCGACGCCGTTTGGTCGATGAGGTTGAATTTCCCTCATTGAACCTGAACCGAACCACATGATCCATGCACGTTTGACGCTCTTCACTCGAGGCGGccacccccacccccccctgTTTTCTGCAGCCGGATGCATCTTCTGGACCCAAACCTGTTGGTTCCAACCAtttttttcccttctcttGCTTTTCCCACGCACATCATGCACTTTCCTCTTTTCgcctccttcccccctcctcgtgcaccaaccaaccaccTCAGCAGTGCCAGCCCACTCCACCAGACCTTGAAAGCGGATATGCACAAATCCCAAGATGAGGGGGCGAAGAGaataagagagagagagagagagagagagagagagagagagagagagagagagagaagcaaAACTCGAGCCAACAATGAatgaggaaggggaggggcttGATCTTGGTAATTTGTTGTCTATCCCCCTTCATACTGTGTGCCTATGCGACCTCAAGGCAGACCGCCTTGGCTACCTATCATAGTTGTCTGGCCCCTTCGGTCGGCCGATGGCAACATCGCCTCCCACCGGAAGGGCCCTTCTGGCTCCCCTGTCGGTTTCTTGACTCAACAAGTTCCCGGAATCCGGTAGCAAATCGGGGAAGGAGGCGTCTCAGGACTAGAGGGCTCAAGGGGGGCATCACTTGTCAGATATCCGCAAACGCGCACAATCTGTGTGTAATGGTGGTAGTAGTATCCATCCATATCTGTCTTAGGAACCTGGGTTTCGTTCCAACCAATTCCGCTCCAAGGCCCCGCccgagaaggacaaggatgaagaagaggagaagaaaaagaaaaggaggaggaggagaaggaggaggaggaggaggaagacgaagagaggGGCAAATCAAAATCCCAGGTCCCAGGGTCCAGGGTGCCCGGGATGCTGGTATCGACACCAAACATGCCGTACGAAACAGACCGAACACCAACAACCCAACCCAATCTATTGGGTCTGGGTCTCCCCATGTTTTCGTTCCCGCCTTTCCCGCCCTCGCGGACTCAGACCGACTCAGGCTGACCCAGCTGTCTGGGTCCAAcgcactcactcactcgccATCTCACTCAATCTTACACCCAGAGACCTTAACTTCTTCcctccacccctcctcctcctccccctcttcttcttctcattCTGGTCATTCTCGAGATCGACGTTTTCAAAACTCTGTTTTAGCTCAGCTCGGGGATTTGTTGCTTCGCTCGAGAGTCATCGCTATTTGTGTGTGCGAAGCTCAGGATCTGCGTCCTCGGGGGTTACCTTCGCCTCCTTTAGTCGActgtcctctctctccctccctcccccccccccccccccccctctctctctctctctctctctcacacacacacacacacacacatatactctctccctctcttccatTGTCCCTCTCGCGTCTTTGATGCCcaacccacccacccactcact
Encoded proteins:
- a CDS encoding Putative glycosyl transferase CAP10 domain-containing protein translates to MLQRRAVRRLCPIIVASALCLVVYSIFCPHGGLQIRLAGRFYDYLLPQHSEFRPWTGTAGDFNNLHLTEEQCQVTFPGLTEGIDATVMEGEFRLGLGDISVSLLGQIKDNKILVLQAPRPVDMSDQWLERQNAALHQLYRALTTSPTPLPNTYFNLYVQDTPVSRSWSHSRPAISPSPRHIFTIPHFSFWAWNQPFIRSIPHAAAAITNIEASLPFDLKDPRAVWRGTAWFNNGASANPRSRQELLRVTKDAKWADVQALDWVNSGGNATNALMIEHFCLHKYIIHTEGVSYSGRLQFHQLCESVLLSPPMEWMQHTTHLAKPVYSSVLLGRHQEAYTDSVATKKLQNGYPSSTATMAWPVTVGPGEANMVFVNPDWSDLQATIRWLEDHAEVARGIARRQRALFSEGGYLSPAAEVCYWRALVRGWSRVVRIDHAIRGGNEPESFEEFVTRTKAVRERH